A genomic segment from Streptomyces antibioticus encodes:
- the alr gene encoding alanine racemase, translated as MSETARPPAAPPRARAEIDLAALRANVRTLRAKAPGAAFMAVVKADGYGHGAFPCARAAVEAGATWVGTATPEEALALRARGGLPADVRIMCWLWTPGGPWREAVEAGIDVSLSAMWALREVVGAARAAGRPARVQLKADTGLGRSGCQPADWPELVAGALRAERDGLVRITGLWSHFACADEPGHPSVAAQLTRFREMVGYAEAEGVRPEVRHIANSPGLLTLPEAHFDLVRPGVSMYGLSPSPEVGTSADLGLRPVMTLATPLALVKHVQGGHGVSYGHHYVTPGATTLGLVPLGYADGVPRHASGTGPVLIGGKWRTVAGRIAMDQFVVDLGGDEPEAGGEAVLFGPGDRGEPTAEDWAQAAGTIGYEIVTRIGGRVPRVYVNE; from the coding sequence ATGAGTGAGACTGCACGCCCGCCCGCCGCCCCGCCCCGCGCCCGCGCCGAGATCGACCTGGCCGCGCTGCGGGCCAATGTGCGGACCCTGCGCGCCAAGGCGCCGGGGGCGGCGTTCATGGCCGTGGTCAAGGCCGACGGGTACGGGCACGGCGCGTTCCCGTGCGCCCGGGCGGCCGTCGAGGCCGGGGCCACCTGGGTGGGCACCGCCACCCCCGAGGAGGCGCTCGCGCTGCGCGCCCGCGGCGGGCTGCCGGCGGACGTCCGGATCATGTGCTGGCTGTGGACGCCGGGCGGGCCCTGGCGGGAGGCCGTCGAGGCCGGTATCGACGTGTCCCTGAGCGCGATGTGGGCGCTGCGGGAGGTCGTCGGGGCCGCCCGCGCCGCCGGCCGTCCCGCGCGCGTGCAGCTCAAGGCCGACACCGGGCTCGGGCGGAGCGGCTGCCAGCCCGCCGACTGGCCCGAACTGGTCGCCGGGGCGCTGCGCGCCGAGCGCGACGGACTGGTCCGGATCACCGGGCTGTGGTCGCACTTCGCCTGCGCCGACGAACCCGGCCACCCCTCCGTGGCCGCCCAGCTCACCCGCTTCCGCGAGATGGTGGGGTACGCCGAGGCGGAGGGCGTACGGCCCGAGGTGCGGCACATCGCCAACTCGCCGGGCCTGCTCACCCTCCCGGAGGCCCACTTCGACCTGGTCCGTCCGGGCGTCTCGATGTACGGCCTGTCGCCGAGCCCCGAGGTCGGCACCAGCGCGGACCTGGGACTGCGCCCGGTGATGACGCTCGCCACCCCGCTGGCCCTGGTCAAGCACGTCCAGGGCGGGCACGGCGTGAGCTACGGCCACCACTACGTCACCCCGGGCGCCACCACCCTCGGCCTGGTCCCGCTGGGGTACGCCGACGGCGTCCCGCGGCACGCCTCCGGGACCGGACCGGTGCTGATCGGCGGCAAGTGGCGGACGGTCGCCGGGCGGATCGCCATGGACCAGTTCGTCGTCGACCTCGGCGGAGACGAACCGGAGGCGGGCGGCGAGGCGGTCCTCTTCGGCCCCGGCGACCGCGGCGAGCCCACGGCGGAGGACTGGGCGCAGGCGGCGGGAACCATCGGGTACGAGATCGTCACACGCATCGGCGGACGCGTCCCGCGCGTCTATGTGAACGAGTGA
- a CDS encoding NAD(P)H-hydrate dehydratase — MRTAYSVETVRSAERALMALLPEGALMQRAAAGLAAACADLLGRVYGRRVVLLVGSGDNGGDALYAGARLARRGAGVTAVLLAPGRAHAEGLAALLRAGGRTVTPGDAGPAIRRADLVLDGIVGIGGKGGLREDAAALVERVAATRAAVVAVDLPSGVEADTGEVRGAAVRADLTVTFGAHKPALLVDPAREYAGSVRFVGIGLEPPADGAVLEALQHGDVAALLPVPGAESDKYRRGVVGVAAGSARYPGAAVLAVAGALRGGAGAVRYVGPAGPAVLARFPETLVSDRGPREAGRVQAWVVGPGAGDDAAAVTEVLAADVPVLLDADGLRLADRDAVRARTAPTLMTPHAGEAAALLGVAREEVEAARLAHARELAARYRATVLLKGSTTLVADPDGGPVRVNPTGTPWLATAGSGDVLSGLAGSLLAAGLTARDAGSVAAYLHGLAGRFASDGAPVGAHDVADALPEVWRDVRG, encoded by the coding sequence ATGCGTACCGCGTACAGCGTAGAGACGGTCAGGTCAGCCGAGCGCGCGCTCATGGCGCTGCTTCCCGAGGGGGCGTTGATGCAGCGGGCCGCCGCCGGGCTGGCGGCCGCCTGCGCCGATCTCCTCGGGCGGGTGTACGGGCGGCGGGTCGTCCTGCTGGTCGGCAGCGGGGACAACGGCGGCGACGCCCTGTACGCCGGGGCCCGGCTCGCCCGGCGCGGCGCCGGGGTGACGGCCGTCCTGCTCGCCCCCGGCCGGGCCCACGCCGAGGGGCTGGCCGCGCTGCTGCGGGCCGGCGGCAGGACCGTGACGCCCGGCGACGCCGGACCGGCGATCCGGCGGGCCGATCTGGTGCTGGACGGAATCGTCGGCATCGGCGGCAAGGGCGGACTGCGCGAGGACGCCGCCGCGCTCGTCGAACGGGTGGCCGCCACCCGCGCCGCCGTCGTCGCCGTCGACCTGCCCAGCGGGGTGGAGGCGGACACCGGCGAGGTGCGCGGCGCGGCCGTCCGGGCCGACCTCACCGTCACCTTCGGCGCGCACAAGCCGGCCCTGCTGGTCGACCCGGCGCGCGAGTACGCCGGGTCGGTGCGGTTCGTCGGCATCGGCCTGGAGCCGCCCGCCGACGGGGCCGTGCTGGAGGCGTTGCAGCACGGCGACGTGGCCGCGCTGCTGCCGGTGCCGGGGGCCGAGAGCGACAAGTACCGGCGCGGGGTGGTGGGCGTCGCCGCCGGGTCGGCGCGCTATCCCGGGGCCGCCGTGCTGGCCGTCGCGGGCGCGCTGCGCGGCGGGGCGGGGGCCGTCCGGTACGTCGGACCCGCCGGGCCCGCCGTGCTCGCCCGGTTCCCCGAGACGCTGGTGTCGGACCGCGGGCCCCGGGAGGCGGGGCGTGTGCAGGCGTGGGTGGTCGGACCCGGGGCCGGGGACGACGCCGCCGCCGTCACCGAGGTGCTCGCGGCGGACGTACCGGTGCTGCTGGACGCGGACGGCCTGCGGCTGGCCGACCGGGACGCGGTACGGGCCCGGACCGCGCCGACCCTGATGACCCCGCACGCCGGAGAGGCCGCGGCCCTGCTCGGGGTGGCGCGCGAGGAGGTCGAGGCCGCGCGGCTGGCCCACGCCCGCGAACTCGCCGCGCGCTACCGGGCGACGGTCCTGCTCAAGGGCTCGACCACGCTGGTCGCCGACCCGGACGGGGGGCCCGTCCGGGTGAACCCGACCGGAACCCCGTGGCTCGCCACCGCCGGCAGCGGTGACGTGCTCTCCGGGCTCGCCGGATCCCTGCTGGCGGCGGGCCTGACGGCACGGGACGCGGGCAGCGTGGCGGCGTATCTGCACGGCCTGGCGGGCCGCTTCGCCTCGGACGGCGCACCGGTGGGCGCCCACGACGTGGCGGACGCGCTGCCGGAGGTGTGGCGGGACGTACGGGGGTGA
- the rplM gene encoding 50S ribosomal protein L13: protein MRTYSPKPGDVTRQWHVIDAQDIVLGRLASTAASLLRGKHKPIYAPHVDTGDFVIIINADKVHLSGNKRTQKMAYRHSGYPGGLRSVRYDELLDKNPEKAIEKAVKGMLPKNTLGRQMLSKLKVYKGDQHPHGAQQPQPFEITQVAQ from the coding sequence GTGCGTACGTACAGCCCCAAGCCCGGCGATGTGACGCGCCAGTGGCACGTCATCGACGCTCAGGACATCGTCCTGGGCCGTCTCGCGAGCACTGCCGCCTCCCTCCTGCGCGGCAAGCACAAGCCGATCTACGCCCCCCACGTCGACACCGGTGACTTCGTCATCATCATCAACGCCGACAAGGTGCACCTGTCCGGCAACAAGCGGACCCAGAAGATGGCCTACCGCCACTCGGGCTACCCGGGCGGTCTGCGCTCGGTCCGCTACGACGAGCTCCTGGACAAGAACCCGGAGAAGGCCATCGAGAAGGCCGTCAAGGGCATGCTCCCCAAGAACACGCTGGGCCGTCAGATGCTCTCGAAGCTGAAGGTCTACAAGGGTGACCAGCACCCGCACGGCGCGCAGCAGCCGCAGCCGTTCGAGATCACCCAGGTCGCGCAGTAA
- the rpsI gene encoding 30S ribosomal protein S9, translated as MAETTAEQPLEETELVDIDSYTTESEVPVEGEYTSESLASRFGDPQPAAGLGRRKNAIARVRIVPGTGKWKINGRTLEDYFPNKVHQQEVNEPFKVLELEGRYDVIARIAGGGVSGQAGALRLGVARALNEADVDNNRGPLKKAGFLKRDDRAVERKKAGLKKARKAPQYSKR; from the coding sequence GTGGCTGAGACCACTGCCGAGCAGCCGCTCGAAGAGACCGAGCTCGTCGACATCGACAGCTACACCACCGAGTCCGAGGTGCCCGTCGAGGGCGAGTACACCTCCGAGTCGCTGGCCTCCCGCTTCGGCGACCCGCAGCCGGCCGCCGGCCTGGGCCGCCGCAAGAACGCCATCGCCCGCGTCCGGATCGTCCCGGGCACCGGCAAGTGGAAGATCAACGGCCGCACCCTCGAGGACTACTTCCCGAACAAGGTGCACCAGCAGGAAGTCAACGAGCCCTTCAAGGTGCTGGAGCTCGAAGGCCGTTACGACGTCATCGCCCGCATCGCGGGTGGCGGTGTCTCCGGTCAGGCCGGTGCGCTCCGTCTCGGTGTCGCCCGTGCGCTGAACGAGGCGGACGTCGACAACAACCGCGGCCCGCTGAAGAAGGCCGGCTTCCTCAAGCGCGACGACCGTGCGGTCGAGCGCAAGAAGGCCGGTCTCAAGAAGGCCCGCAAGGCTCCGCAGTACAGCAAGCGTTAA
- a CDS encoding M16 family metallopeptidase has product MTTGLTGPSGLDTLDGLLSHTTVQGVPVLYAPGTGTEITAGLFFRVGRADETLATAGITHLVEHLALHRLGLSDLHHNGATGSTYTLFHATGAEEEIVAHLNGVCAGLRDLPMERLETEKEILRTEAAGRGTGPNHQMPVWRYGAQGYGLAGYSEPGTWSLTADQVRRWAETRFTRDNAVLWITAGHVPEGLDLTLPAGERIPAPAPTSALPVTPAYIHGEDGHVVLTSVVRRSTAASVYADVVGRALFKDLRQEGGYSYTAEADYSPRDAEYATLTAYADALPEKQDAVVGGFVDTLARLRAGRIEQSELDSVRTKLLKLYDLPDLGAVSLPSYALSLLLGHPILSPDRHRAELDAVTLADLREVAREAWQSTLLQVPGRGVDWAGLTLAPQHSEDQVTGTRHVSLENDQVALVIGAEGVSLVTPRGPVTVRFDALAAITARPDGARVLTGHDGFIVTVEPTLFKGVTAERIAAIDAAVPADAVVPLPARPEEQIPRPRKPEKPPRDVRGTARRWGWTALCAVLGTAAAVWPVICGYLIVERIQEDRFPPLHGMLGMAVLEYSLFRWARASWRRREGNG; this is encoded by the coding sequence ATGACCACCGGACTCACCGGCCCGAGCGGCCTGGACACGCTCGACGGCCTGCTCTCGCACACGACCGTCCAGGGCGTTCCCGTCCTGTACGCCCCCGGGACCGGCACGGAGATCACCGCCGGTCTCTTCTTCCGGGTGGGCCGCGCCGACGAGACCCTGGCCACCGCCGGGATCACCCATCTCGTCGAGCATCTCGCCCTGCACCGCCTCGGCCTGTCCGACCTGCACCACAACGGCGCGACGGGAAGCACGTACACCCTCTTCCACGCCACCGGCGCCGAGGAGGAGATCGTCGCCCATCTCAACGGCGTCTGCGCGGGCCTGCGCGATCTGCCGATGGAGCGCCTGGAGACCGAGAAGGAGATCCTGCGCACCGAGGCGGCCGGCCGGGGCACCGGTCCGAACCACCAGATGCCGGTGTGGCGGTACGGCGCCCAGGGCTACGGCCTGGCCGGATACAGCGAGCCCGGCACCTGGAGCCTGACCGCCGACCAGGTCCGGCGGTGGGCCGAGACCCGCTTCACCCGCGACAACGCGGTCCTGTGGATCACCGCCGGCCATGTCCCCGAGGGCCTCGACCTGACCCTCCCGGCGGGCGAGCGCATCCCGGCCCCCGCCCCGACCAGCGCCCTGCCGGTCACCCCGGCCTACATCCACGGCGAGGACGGCCATGTGGTCCTCACCTCCGTCGTACGCCGCTCCACGGCCGCCTCCGTCTACGCCGACGTCGTCGGCCGGGCCCTCTTCAAGGACCTGCGCCAGGAGGGCGGTTACTCCTACACGGCGGAGGCCGACTACTCCCCGCGCGACGCCGAGTACGCCACCCTCACCGCGTACGCCGACGCCCTGCCGGAGAAGCAGGACGCGGTGGTCGGCGGTTTCGTCGACACCCTCGCCCGGCTGCGCGCGGGCCGCATCGAGCAGTCCGAACTGGACTCCGTGCGCACCAAGCTCCTCAAGCTGTACGACCTTCCCGACCTGGGCGCCGTCTCGCTCCCCTCGTACGCGCTGAGCCTGCTGCTGGGGCATCCGATCCTCAGCCCCGACCGGCACCGGGCCGAGCTGGACGCGGTGACCCTCGCCGATCTGCGCGAGGTCGCCCGCGAGGCGTGGCAGAGCACCCTGCTCCAGGTGCCGGGCCGGGGTGTCGACTGGGCAGGCCTCACCCTGGCGCCGCAGCACTCCGAGGACCAGGTGACCGGCACCCGGCACGTGTCTCTGGAGAACGACCAGGTCGCGCTGGTGATCGGCGCCGAGGGCGTGAGCCTGGTGACGCCCCGGGGCCCGGTCACCGTCCGCTTCGACGCCCTGGCGGCGATCACGGCCCGGCCCGACGGGGCCCGGGTCCTCACCGGTCACGACGGTTTCATCGTCACCGTGGAACCCACCCTGTTCAAGGGGGTCACCGCCGAGCGGATCGCGGCGATCGACGCGGCCGTACCTGCGGACGCCGTGGTACCGCTGCCGGCCCGCCCGGAGGAGCAGATCCCGCGGCCCCGCAAGCCCGAGAAGCCGCCCCGCGACGTGCGCGGGACGGCCCGCCGCTGGGGCTGGACGGCGCTCTGCGCCGTCCTGGGCACTGCGGCCGCCGTCTGGCCGGTGATCTGCGGGTACCTGATCGTCGAGCGGATCCAGGAGGACCGCTTCCCTCCCCTGCACGGCATGCTCGGCATGGCCGTCCTGGAGTACAGCCTGTTCCGCTGGGCCCGCGCGTCCTGGCGGCGCCGCGAGGGCAACGGCTGA
- a CDS encoding holo-ACP synthase → MSIIGVGIDVAEIERFAASLERTPALAQRLFIESELLLPSGERRGVASLAARFAAKEALAKALGAPAGLLWTDAEVYVEDSGQPRLRVSGTVAARAAELGVQSWHVSLSHDAGVASAVVIAEG, encoded by the coding sequence ATGAGCATCATCGGGGTCGGTATCGACGTGGCCGAGATCGAGCGGTTCGCCGCCTCGCTGGAGCGGACCCCCGCGCTGGCCCAGCGTCTCTTCATCGAGAGCGAGTTGCTGCTGCCGAGCGGGGAGCGCAGGGGGGTCGCCTCGCTGGCGGCGCGGTTCGCGGCGAAGGAGGCGCTGGCCAAGGCGCTGGGGGCACCGGCGGGGCTGCTGTGGACCGACGCGGAGGTGTACGTCGAGGACAGCGGGCAGCCGCGGCTGCGGGTGTCCGGGACCGTGGCGGCACGCGCCGCCGAACTGGGCGTCCAGTCCTGGCATGTGTCGCTCAGTCACGACGCGGGGGTGGCCTCGGCGGTGGTGATCGCGGAGGGGTGA
- the coaA gene encoding type I pantothenate kinase yields the protein MISPVSSIPRSAHRHRPEATPYVDLTRPEWSALREKTPLPLTAEEVERLRGLGDVIDLDEVRDIYLPLSRLLNLYIGATDGLRGALNTFLGEQGSQSGTPFVIGVAGSVAVGKSTVARLLQALLSRWPEHPRVELVTTDGFLLPTRELENRGLMSRKGFPESYDRRALTRFVADIKAGKDEVTAPVYSHLIYDIVPGEKLTVRRPDILIVEGLNVLQPALPGTDGRTRVGLADYFDFSVYVDARTEDIERWYLNRFRKLRDTAFQDPNSYFTKYTQVSEDEALDYARTMWRTINKPNLVENIAPTRGRATLVVRKGPDHKVQRLSLRKL from the coding sequence GTGATCTCTCCGGTCTCCTCGATACCCCGGAGCGCCCACCGGCACAGGCCGGAGGCGACTCCCTACGTCGACCTCACCCGCCCCGAGTGGAGCGCGCTGCGCGAGAAGACTCCGCTGCCGCTGACCGCGGAGGAGGTCGAGCGGCTGCGCGGCCTGGGTGACGTCATCGACCTCGACGAGGTGCGCGACATCTATCTGCCGCTGTCGCGCCTGCTCAACCTGTACATCGGTGCCACGGACGGGCTGCGCGGCGCGCTCAACACCTTCCTCGGCGAGCAGGGCTCCCAGTCCGGGACCCCGTTCGTCATCGGGGTGGCCGGTTCGGTGGCGGTCGGCAAGTCCACGGTCGCCCGGCTCCTCCAGGCCCTGCTCTCCCGCTGGCCGGAGCACCCCCGGGTGGAGCTGGTCACCACCGACGGCTTCTTGCTGCCCACCCGGGAGCTGGAGAACCGCGGCCTGATGTCGAGGAAGGGCTTCCCCGAGTCCTACGACCGCCGCGCCCTGACCCGGTTCGTCGCCGACATCAAGGCCGGCAAGGACGAGGTCACCGCGCCCGTCTACTCCCACCTGATCTACGACATCGTCCCCGGCGAGAAGCTCACCGTGCGCCGCCCGGACATCCTGATCGTGGAGGGCCTGAACGTCCTCCAGCCCGCCCTGCCGGGCACCGACGGCCGCACCCGCGTCGGCCTCGCCGACTACTTCGACTTCAGCGTGTACGTCGACGCCCGCACCGAGGACATCGAGCGCTGGTACCTCAACCGGTTCCGCAAGCTGCGCGACACCGCCTTCCAGGACCCGAACTCGTACTTCACGAAGTACACCCAGGTCTCCGAGGACGAGGCCCTCGACTACGCCCGCACCATGTGGCGCACCATCAACAAGCCCAACCTGGTGGAGAACATCGCCCCCACCCGCGGCCGCGCCACCCTGGTCGTCCGCAAGGGCCCCGACCACAAGGTCCAACGCCTCAGCCTGCGCAAGCTGTGA
- the glmS gene encoding glutamine--fructose-6-phosphate transaminase (isomerizing), which translates to MCGIVGYVGSQSALEVVMAGLKRLEYRGYDSAGVAVPADGGLAAARKAGKLVNLEKELTERPLPTGTTGIGHTRWATHGGPTDANAHPHLDNAGRVAVVHNGIIENFAVLRAELAERGHELLSETDTEVVAHLLAEEFSVTADLAEAMRLVCRRLEGAFTLVAVHADEPDVVVGARRNSPLVVGVGEGEAFLASDVAAFIAHTRSAIELGQDQVVELRRDGVTVTGFDGLPAQTRSYHVDWDASAAEKGGHDYFMLKEIAEQPKAVADTLLGRIDASGSLTLDEVRISASELREVDKVVIVACGTAFHAGLIAKYAIEHWTRIPCEVELASEFRYRDPILDSRSLVIAISQSGETMDTLMALRHAREQGSKVLAICNTNGSTIPRESDAVLYTHAGPEVAVASTKAFLTQLVACYLVALYLGQVRGTKWGDEITAVIRDLARISGSVEQVLETMEPVRELARSLADKKTVLFLGRHVGYPVALEGALKLKELAYMHAEGFAAGELKHGPIALVEDDLPVVVIVPSPRGRSVLHDKIVSNIQEIRARGARTIVIAEEGDEAVVPYADHLVRVPVTPTLLQPLVATVPLQVFACELATARGNEVDQPRNLAKSVTVE; encoded by the coding sequence ATGTGCGGAATCGTGGGATACGTGGGGTCTCAGTCGGCGCTCGAGGTCGTCATGGCCGGGCTGAAGCGGCTGGAGTACCGGGGGTACGACTCGGCGGGTGTCGCCGTGCCGGCGGACGGGGGGCTCGCCGCCGCCCGGAAGGCGGGCAAGCTCGTCAATCTGGAGAAGGAGCTGACGGAGCGGCCGCTGCCGACCGGCACGACCGGTATCGGTCACACCCGGTGGGCCACGCACGGCGGGCCGACGGACGCCAACGCGCATCCGCACCTCGACAACGCGGGCCGGGTCGCCGTCGTGCACAACGGCATCATCGAGAACTTCGCCGTGCTGCGGGCCGAGCTGGCCGAGCGGGGGCACGAGCTGCTCTCCGAGACCGACACCGAGGTGGTGGCCCATCTGCTCGCCGAGGAGTTCTCGGTGACGGCCGACCTCGCCGAGGCCATGCGGCTGGTGTGCCGGCGGCTCGAAGGGGCGTTCACGCTGGTCGCGGTGCACGCCGACGAGCCGGACGTGGTCGTGGGGGCGCGCCGCAACTCGCCGCTCGTGGTGGGTGTCGGTGAGGGGGAGGCGTTCCTCGCCTCGGACGTCGCCGCGTTCATCGCGCACACCCGGTCGGCGATCGAGCTGGGCCAGGACCAGGTGGTCGAGCTGCGGCGGGACGGGGTGACGGTCACCGGTTTCGACGGGCTTCCGGCGCAGACCCGCTCGTACCACGTCGACTGGGACGCCTCGGCCGCGGAGAAGGGCGGCCACGACTACTTCATGCTCAAGGAGATCGCCGAGCAGCCCAAGGCGGTCGCCGACACCCTCCTCGGGCGGATCGACGCCTCGGGTTCGCTGACGCTGGACGAGGTGCGGATCTCCGCCTCCGAGCTGCGGGAGGTCGACAAGGTCGTCATCGTCGCCTGCGGTACGGCCTTCCACGCGGGGCTCATCGCCAAGTACGCCATCGAGCACTGGACGCGCATCCCCTGCGAGGTGGAGCTGGCCAGCGAGTTCCGTTACCGGGACCCGATCCTGGACTCGCGGTCGCTGGTCATCGCGATCTCCCAGTCCGGCGAGACCATGGACACCCTGATGGCGCTGCGGCACGCCCGTGAGCAGGGCTCCAAGGTGCTCGCCATCTGCAACACCAACGGCTCGACGATCCCGCGGGAGTCGGACGCCGTGCTGTACACGCACGCCGGGCCCGAGGTGGCGGTCGCCTCCACCAAGGCGTTCCTGACCCAGCTCGTGGCCTGCTATCTGGTGGCCCTGTATCTGGGGCAGGTGCGGGGCACCAAGTGGGGGGACGAGATCACCGCCGTCATCCGGGACCTCGCCCGGATCTCCGGGTCGGTCGAGCAGGTGCTGGAGACCATGGAGCCGGTGCGGGAGCTGGCGCGGTCGCTCGCCGACAAGAAGACGGTGCTCTTCCTCGGCCGGCACGTGGGCTATCCGGTCGCCCTCGAGGGCGCGCTGAAGCTCAAGGAGCTGGCGTACATGCACGCGGAGGGCTTCGCGGCGGGGGAGCTGAAGCACGGGCCGATCGCGCTGGTCGAGGACGATCTGCCGGTCGTCGTGATCGTGCCGTCGCCGCGGGGCCGCTCGGTCCTGCACGACAAGATCGTCTCCAACATCCAGGAGATCCGGGCCCGGGGCGCCCGCACGATCGTGATCGCGGAGGAGGGGGACGAGGCGGTCGTGCCGTACGCCGACCATCTCGTCCGGGTGCCGGTCACGCCGACGCTGCTCCAGCCGCTGGTGGCGACGGTGCCGTTGCAGGTGTTCGCCTGCGAGCTGGCGACGGCCCGGGGCAACGAGGTGGACCAGCCGCGCAACCTGGCGAAGTCCGTGACCGTGGAGTGA
- the glmM gene encoding phosphoglucosamine mutase yields MGRLFGTDGVRGVANADLTAEMALGLSVAAAHVLAEAGTFEGHRPVAVVGRDPRASGEFLEAAVVAGLASAGVDVLTVGVLPTPAVAHLTGVLGADLGVMLSASHNAMPDNGIKFFARGGHKLADELEDRIESVYEEHRRGEPWERPTGSGVGRVRAYDEGFDRYVAHLIAVLPNRLDGLKIVLDEAHGAAARVSPEAFARAGAQVVTIGAEPDGLNINDGCGSTHLEKLTAAVVEHGADLGIAHDGDADRCLAVDHLGEEIDGDQILSVLALAMRERGVLRSDTVVATVMSNLGFKLAMEREGIQLVRTAVGDRYVLEEMKEHGYALGGEQSGHVIILDHATTGDGTLTGLLLAARVAQTKRPLRELAGIMERLPQVLVNVPDVDRTRVGDSAELADAVADAERELGETGRVLLRPSGTEPLVRVMVEAADIDQARAVAGRLADVVKSALG; encoded by the coding sequence GTGGGACGACTCTTCGGCACGGACGGCGTGCGCGGTGTCGCCAACGCGGATCTGACGGCCGAGATGGCGCTCGGGCTGTCCGTCGCCGCGGCGCACGTGCTGGCCGAGGCGGGCACCTTCGAGGGCCACCGGCCGGTGGCCGTCGTGGGGCGGGACCCGCGCGCGTCCGGGGAGTTCCTGGAGGCCGCCGTGGTGGCCGGTCTGGCCAGCGCCGGTGTGGACGTGCTGACGGTCGGCGTGCTGCCGACGCCCGCGGTCGCCCATCTCACCGGTGTGCTCGGCGCCGACCTCGGCGTGATGCTCTCCGCGAGCCACAACGCCATGCCCGACAACGGCATCAAGTTCTTCGCCCGCGGCGGCCACAAGCTCGCCGACGAGCTGGAGGACCGCATCGAGTCCGTCTACGAGGAGCACCGGCGCGGTGAGCCCTGGGAGCGGCCGACCGGCTCCGGCGTCGGCCGGGTGCGCGCCTACGACGAGGGCTTCGACCGTTACGTCGCCCATCTGATCGCCGTCCTGCCGAACCGGCTCGACGGGCTGAAGATCGTCCTCGACGAGGCGCACGGCGCCGCGGCCCGGGTGTCCCCGGAGGCGTTCGCGCGGGCCGGGGCCCAGGTCGTCACGATCGGGGCCGAGCCGGACGGGCTCAACATCAACGACGGGTGCGGGTCGACGCACCTGGAGAAGCTGACGGCGGCCGTCGTCGAGCACGGCGCCGACCTCGGTATCGCGCACGACGGCGACGCCGACCGGTGCCTGGCCGTGGACCACCTCGGCGAGGAGATCGACGGCGACCAGATCCTCTCCGTCCTTGCCCTCGCCATGCGCGAGCGCGGCGTACTGCGCTCCGACACCGTCGTCGCGACCGTGATGTCCAACCTCGGCTTCAAGCTCGCCATGGAGCGCGAGGGCATCCAGCTCGTCCGGACCGCGGTCGGCGACCGGTACGTGCTGGAGGAGATGAAGGAGCACGGCTACGCGCTGGGCGGCGAGCAGTCCGGGCATGTGATCATCCTCGATCACGCGACCACCGGCGACGGCACCCTGACCGGGCTGCTGCTGGCGGCGCGGGTCGCCCAGACGAAGCGGCCCCTGCGGGAGCTGGCCGGGATCATGGAGCGGCTGCCCCAGGTCCTCGTCAACGTGCCGGACGTCGACCGGACCCGGGTCGGGGACTCGGCCGAGCTGGCCGACGCGGTCGCCGACGCCGAGCGCGAGCTGGGGGAGACCGGCCGGGTGCTGCTGCGCCCCTCCGGCACCGAGCCGCTGGTGCGGGTCATGGTCGAGGCGGCGGACATCGACCAGGCCCGCGCGGTCGCGGGCCGACTGGCCGACGTGGTGAAGTCCGCGCTGGGCTAG